One segment of Caldivirga sp. DNA contains the following:
- a CDS encoding class I SAM-dependent methyltransferase, which translates to MREVKEAYEKIAGVYRESRRSPWVTVFDKLPVRQYDVVLDAGCGNGSNTRYAVSVIHHKAYVACDVAYNMVKNLHDELGGAVEYVNCDARLLPFRSSSVDLYMTIAMLHHLNRDDRELAYTEAKRVLKNNGVFLATVWGCGEANCDRIIKWSWGLKEPVERYYHLFTKGELDGEVSVNLKVIFTTEVHIGRRVNYLVLAVKGD; encoded by the coding sequence ATGAGGGAGGTAAAGGAGGCGTACGAGAAGATAGCAGGGGTTTATAGGGAATCAAGGAGGAGTCCATGGGTAACAGTATTCGATAAACTACCGGTTAGGCAATATGATGTGGTTCTCGATGCCGGCTGCGGTAATGGTTCTAATACGCGTTATGCAGTCTCAGTAATTCATCATAAAGCATACGTGGCTTGCGACGTGGCATACAACATGGTTAAGAACCTTCATGATGAATTAGGCGGTGCGGTTGAATACGTTAATTGTGATGCTAGATTATTACCCTTCAGATCATCATCAGTGGATCTTTACATGACCATTGCAATGCTTCACCACTTAAATAGGGATGATAGGGAATTAGCCTACACTGAGGCTAAGAGGGTACTGAAGAATAATGGAGTATTCTTAGCTACTGTGTGGGGTTGTGGTGAAGCTAATTGCGATAGGATTATTAAGTGGTCATGGGGCCTTAAGGAACCTGTTGAAAGATATTACCACTTATTCACTAAGGGTGAATTAGATGGTGAAGTATCAGTGAACCTAAAGGTCATATTCACTACTGAGGTGCACATTGGACGTAGGGTTAATTACCTAGTCTTAGCTGTAAAGGGAGATTAA